One Stigmatopora argus isolate UIUO_Sarg chromosome 20, RoL_Sarg_1.0, whole genome shotgun sequence genomic region harbors:
- the LOC144065781 gene encoding uncharacterized protein LOC144065781, which produces MGCRCCRMVKSYISEEDDVGKRDSVYRTHELAGGVLGGRSPKEEKEGFRNLAYSISGDSSLSLGPESDRHRPNRGPSVHRRASAPPAEDGIYVIRADPLGPRWVVRDGRLGRVPTYPASEARGDPRPRAAADDVSADEGVGGTPEFRSGDEESVSSSSADAGTGTGSSWSADTGDERGSEAADASTVESGIGVTKSEDEDEGPFKEAASVTESMVAEALAALEAATAGEEEDE; this is translated from the exons ATGGGGTGTCGGTGTTGCCGGATGGTGAAAAG CTACATCTCCGAGGAGGACGACGTTGGGAAAAGGGACTCGGTCTACCGGACCCACGAGCTGGCCGGCGGGGTCCTCGGGGGACGCTCGccgaaggaggagaaggagggctTCCGCAACCTGGCTTACAGCATCTCCGGCGACAGTAGCCTCAGCCTCGGCCCGGAGTCGGACCGCCACCGGCCCAACCGCGGGCCGTCCGTGCACCGGCGGGCCAGCGCGCCCCCGGCGGAGGACGGAATCTACGTCATCCGGGCGGACCCCCTGGGGCCGCGGTGGGTGGTGCGGGACGGGCGGCTGGGCCGTGTGCCCACCTACCCGGCCTCGGAGGCCCGCGGCGACCCGAGGCCGCGGGCCGCGGCCGACGACGTGTCGGCGGACGAAGGCGTGGGGGGCACGCCCGAGTTCCGCAGCGGGGACGAGGAGAGCGTCTCGTCGTCGTCGGCGGACGCCGGGACCGGCACCGGCAGCTCGTGGTCGGCCGACACCGGAGACGAGCGCGGCTCCGAGGCGGCCGACGCGTCCACCGTGGAGAGCGGCATCGGCGTCACCAAGAgcgaggacgaggacgaaggACCGTTCAAGGAAGCGGCGAGCGTCACGGAATCCATGGTGGCCGAGGCCCTGGCCGCCTTGGAGGCCGCCACGGccggggaggaggaggatgaatgA
- the nwd2 gene encoding NACHT and WD repeat domain-containing protein 2, whose translation MKRMNPRWKSSPMWPSGAGGRQPCPRESALRKAAISGNVLALPPHHVPSGRSVRVFICANPDDTEAERNALKEHVYPKLRDFCRENYGIEFQVVDLYWGVDPEEWDSPELQRLRMKLLEECLKTSAGPCFVGLVGEKYGSIRVPGDVESAEFEMILDAAAEAGLDTHILDEWYCRDENSVPPAYYLKPKAQMLKNYQNSMESSSAAKTKHDKAWRKVSEEIKRIFRTAVLRLQEKGTMPSAQAKKFLCSALEDELDFALGKQTPAFLRKCVCYIRKISNFDRFAKLPEMTRYMDTVMSSDRVMRNQEAYERLLKVRDEFIPTVVAASNLRVYSSVTHCDMKLGYSQEVESHYVEGLCKQFYEDMVDIIQATVQQNFETETDPLYDEILQHLSLCKAYSQLHEYKSETLDYVQEYLLPSKGSRMSPLVVQGGPCTGKTLLLAEAAKQAYTWLQKEAGPETDPVVIVRFIGSTQPSADLRTLLQSVCEQIAINYRCLIHFLPSKIQEMKELLINLLGESSFHRPLVIILDALEQLSEADEARKLWWLPVQLPRTVRIVVSTLPNKHGILQKLRRVIHDEYYYVELTQRDRKVCSQTLKQQLLGVKRKVTSGQQIYVNEALAKCTLPMFVNLIYREVVHWRSHKDVDEKSLCSTVHESIEQLFYSVENKLGQRFVFRALGYITMAKAGLTEVELEDILSLDNIVLGDVIVVSHLKNPLRISCDLVARLKEELEGYLVERQVRSVTLMVWANRHLHLIAQKLYLSNEEDVHQMHSLLAEYFLGAWSGGRKKIFTYDNNHFTSQNISHHKNPHHPQSHEKTSSDKYSYDRQTPEQPWVFQCNLLEPDIFFVNHRKMTELVFHLTRSGRTDDLMFGVIMNFSWLYTMIKIGQFEKALNDMDVAYSYTQEKELKFLSATLRGIKVKVLKNPASLSAELQQRLLPVVTFLPKLRHLLLECDKDGPKYCSIVPLHSSMDVTYSPERLPLSSSYMHIVEILPTLAPNIVLVALDDGSVSTWDVESRQLLRQIDTARSVVLGIRLTGDEKYLVVATTKNTLLIYDNHKSCLLSEVEIKGSKHGGISGGVAFINGFTLSTHHALAWLEASKEVNVIDLLYGWPLYQFHCWYEVTCVQCSPDGMYAFCGQYLNTATIFHLGNGEKLATVTSEFSGGFVKSILVLDTINQMVMIDNEGSLSVWNTKEVTNPRLMEDYDCRGDDSEVVSIELSEDQRSILLCKARSIEVLDTKVWKMVEKFKAKRSERFVAAVLSKNGQSIVASMENTSSIFVWRRDSGQCMASLIEISGAIVKLIKSAHHNLLLSVASSGVLSVWDIDIITAMSNIDKTGKKIQTLQLSGREDYVFTMDGSEAVHKWNFGTGFIEAVFKHEGVVENCVLTSSGDLMVTSDDKCSQYIWQTVSGENIFRINGQRIAQLLITHNDQFVVSLCEQNASRVWRLATGHKVCNILVTLQNALVTTANTFLVGTSKNKLLAVSLWSGSVSKKFVCDDGVAIVNFKLIPDCPDCVVFITSTETVFIWSVADEAVCRRVQLPANFLKNLEDFQISPNGKQGIVSKGDENINVLDLHSGKLRLVHAAGIIWRQKLSRDGRYLVYVCFRSCDEDDEAGVVSNLIVMRLADGKSIGTCSLYKTPTFLALSQRALNIIVGFEDGSIGTYTVVDRVDAALKIKIATSNSRQIVNNASQKIRPKCANHSFKTVADCVWRESTEVFSRDSPINVSDSGEGESTTPTKKSELLQ comes from the exons ATGAAACGGATGAAT CCACGTTGGAAGTCGAGCCCCATGTGGCCGTCGGGAGCGGGCGGCCGGCAGCCTTGCCCGCGGGAGTCGGCGCTGCGCAAAGCGGCCATCAGCGGCAACGTCCTGGCCCTGCCGCCGCACCACGTCCCCAGCGGCCGGAGCGTCCGCGTCTTCATATGTGCCAACCCCGACG ACACAGAAGCGGAGAGGAACGCGCTGAAAGAACACGTTTACCCCAAACTACGGGACTTCTGCAGGGAGAATTACGGCATTGAATTCCAG GTAGTGGACCTCTATTGGGGTGTGGACCCAGAGGAATGGGACAGCCCAGAGCTTCAGCGCCTCAGGATGAAGCTCCTGGAGGAATGTCTAAAGACATCGGCAGGACCGTGCTTTGTT GGTCTGGTGGGAGAAAAGTACGGCAGCATCAGAGTGCCGGGGGACGTGGAATCGGCCGAGTTTGAGATGATCTTGGATGCGGCGGCGGAGGCCGGGCTGGACACCCACATCTTGGACGAGTGGTACTGCAGGGATGAAAACTCTGTGCCGCCCGCATACTACCTCAAACCCAAAGCCCAAATGCTCAAGAACTACCAGAACTCA ATGGAGTCCAGCAGCGCAGCCAAAACCAAGCACGACAAGGCCTGGAGGAAAGTGTCGGAGGAGATCAAGCGGATTTTCCGTACGGCGGTCCTACGGCTTCAAGAAAAGGGGACGATGCCGAGCGCTCAGGCCAAGAAGTTCCTTTGCTCTG CCCTGGAAGACGAGTTGGACTTTGCCCTCGGGAAGCAAACCCCGGCCTTTCTCAGGAAATGCGTTTGCTACATTCGCAAGATTTCCAATTTCGATCGCTTCGCAAAACTCCCAGAGATGACCCGCTACATGGACACCGTGATGAGCAGCGACCGGGTCATGCGCAACCAGGAAGCCTACGAGCGCCTGCTGAAGGTGCGGGACGAGTTCATACCAACGGTGGTGGCTGCGTCCAACCTCCGCGTTTACTCCTCGGTCACTCACTGCGACATGAAGCTGGGCTACTCCCAGGAGGTAGAGAGCCACTACGTGGAGGGATTGTGTAAGCAGTTCTACGAAGACATGGTGGACATCATTCAGGCCACGGTCCAGCAGAACTTTGAAACGGAGACGGATCCCTTGTACGATGAGATCTTACAGCACCTCTCGCTGTGTAAAGCATACTCACAATTGCACGAGTACAAGAGCGAAACATTGGATTACGTGCAGGAGTATCTTCTGCCGTCCAAGGGGAGTCGGATGAGTCCGCTTGTAGTGCAGGGGGGCCCGTGTACGGGGAAGACATTGCTTCTGGCTGAAGCGGCCAAACAG GCCTACACGTGGCTGCAGAAGGAGGCCGGCCCCGAAACGGATCCCGTGGTCATTGTCCGTTTCATCGGCTCTACTCAGCCCTCGGCAGATTTGCGCACCCTTCTCCAGAGTGTCTGTGAACAGATCGCAATAAACTACCGCTGCTTGATTCACTTTTTGCCTAGCAAGATCCAGGAGATGAAGGAGCTCCTGATCAACCTCCTGGGAGAATCTTCCTTTCACAGACCCTTGGTCATCATCCTGGACGCCCTGGAGCAACTGTCGGAGGCAGACGAAGCTCGGAAGCTGTGGTGGCTCCCCGTCCAACTACCTCGGACGGTCCGTATCGTAGTGTCCACGCTGCCCAACAAGCACGGGATCCTGCAGAAGCTTCGGCGCGTCATCCACGACGAGTACTATTATGTGGAGTTGACGCAGAGGGACCGCAAGGTGTGCAGCCAGACGTTAAAGCAGCAGTTACTTGgggtgaagagaaaggtcacCTCGGGCCAACAAATCTACGTCAACGAGGCTCTAGCCAAGTGCACCTTGCCCATGTTCGTCAACCTCATCTACAGAGAGGTGGTGCACTGGAGGTCTCACAAAGATGTGGACGAGAAATCCTTGTGCTCCACGGTACACGAAAGCATCGAGCAGTTATTCTACTCCGTGGAGAACAAGTTGGGCCAGCGATTTGTCTTTAGAGCGTTAGGGTACATCACCATGGCAAAGGCGGGTTTAACAGAGGTTGAGCTGGAGGACATTCTTTCCCTTGACAACATTGTTCTTGGTGACGTCATAGTGGTATCTCACTTAAAAAATCCCTTGAGGATTTCCTGTGACTTGGTGGCGAGGCTCAAAGAGGAACTGGAGGGTTACCTAGTGGAACGGCAGGTGCGCAGCGTCACCCTGATGGTCTGGGCTAACAGACACCTGCACCTCATTGCCCAGAAGCTGTACCTGAGCAACGAAGAAGACGTCCATCAAATGCACAGTCTCCTGGCCGAATACTTTCTGGGTGCGTGGTCGGGCGGCAGAAAGAAAATCTTTACCTATGACAACAATCACTTTACCTCCCAAAATATATCGCACCACAAAAATCCCCATCACCCGCAGTCCCACGAAAAAACCTCTTCGGACAAGTACTCGTACGACAGGCAGACACCCGAGCAGCCTTGGGTTTTTCAGTGCAACCTTTTGGAGCCTGACATTTTCTTCGTCAATCACAGGAAGATGACGGAGCTGGTTTTCCACCTGACCAGGAGCGGCCGTACCGACGACCTCATGTTCGGGGTCATCATGAACTTCAGCTGGCTGTACACGATGATCAAGATCGGGCAGTTTGAAAAGGCTTTGAACGACATGGATGTGGCTTACAGCTACACGCAAGAAAAGGAGCTCAAGTTCCTCTCCGCGACCCTCCGTGGCATCAAGGTCAAAGTCTTAAAAAACCCGGCGTCGCTTTCCGCAGAGCTGCAGCAGAGGCTTTTGCCCGTCGTCACCTTCCTGCCCAAGCTTCGGCACCTTCTGCTGGAGTGCGACAAGGACGGTCCCAAGTACTGTTCCATCGTGCCGCTCCACTCTTCAATGGACGTGACTTACAGTCCGGAAAGACTTCCTTTGAGCTCCAGTTACATGCACATTGTGGAGATCTTGCCCACCCTGGCGCCAAACATCGTCCTCGTGGCTCTGGATGACGGGTCCGTCAGCACGTGGGACGTGGAGAGCAGGCAGCTGCTCCGGCAGATCGACACGGCCAGATCCGTTGTGCTGGGAATCAGGTTAACCGGCGACGAGAAGTATTTAGTTGTGGCCACGACTAAAAACACGCTCCTCATTTATGACAACCACAAATCCTGCCTTCTCTCGGAGGTTGAAATCAAGGGGTCCAAGCACGGCGGCATCAGCGGCGGCGTGGCCTTCATCAACGGCTTCACCTTGTCAACTCACCACGCTTTAGCGTGGCTCGAGGCCAGCAAAGAGGTCAACGTCATCGACTTGCTCTATGGCTGGCCTCTGTATCAGTTCCACTGCTGGTACGAGGTGACTTGCGTCCAGTGCTCGCCAGACGGCATGTACGCCTTCTGCGGGCAGTACCTCAACACCGCCACCATCTTTCACCTGGGCAACGGGGAGAAGCTGGCCACGGTCACTTCCGAGTTTTCCGGGGGGTTTGTCAAGTCCATCCTCGTCCTGGACACCATCAACCAAATGGTGATGATCGACAACGAGGGGAGCCTGTCCGTTTGGAACACCAAAGAAGTCACCAACCCACGTTTGATGGAGGACTACGACTGCAGAGGAGATGACAGCGAAGTGGTGAGCATCGAGCTGTCCGAAGACCAGCGCTCCATTCTGCTCTGCAAGGCCAGGAGTATCGAGGTCCTGGATACCAAAGTGTGGAAAATGGTGGAGAAGTTTAAAGCCAAACGAAGCGAACGCTTTGTCGCCGCCGTTCTTTCCAAGAATGGACAAAGCATCGTGGCCTCCATGGAAAACACCTCTTCCATCTTCGTGTGGCGGCGGGACAGCGGGCAATGCATGGCCAGTCTGATTGAGATTTCGGGGGCCATCGTCAAACTCATCAAGTCGGCCCACCATAACCTTCTCTTGTCTGTTGCCAGCAGCGGAGTGCTGTCGGTCTGGGACATTGACATCATCACCGCCATGTCCAATATTGACAAAACGGGCAAGAAGATCCAAACGTTGCAGCTGTCCGGCAGAGAGGATTACGTGTTCACCATGGATGGTTCGGAAGCCGTCCACAAGTGGAACTTTGGCACCGGATTCATCGAAGCGGTCTTCAAGCACGAGGGCGTGGTGGAGAACTGCGTGCTCACGTCCTCGGGGGATCTCATGGTGACTTCGGACGACAAGTGCAGTCAGTACATCTGGCAAACCGTCTCCGGGGAGAACATTTTTCGCATCAACGGACAGAGAATAGCCCAGCTCCTAATCACCCACAACGATCAATTTGTTGTTTCTCTCTGCGAGCAAAACGCCTCCAGAGTTTGGAGACTAGCGACGGGGCACAAAGTTTGCAACATCTTGGTCACGCTCCAGAACGCCCTGGTCACCACGGCCAACACGTTCCTCGTAGGCACCTCCAAGAACAAGCTGCTGGCCGTTAGCTTGTGGTCAGGCAGCGTCTCCAAGAAGTTTGTGTGCGACGACGGCGTGGCCATCGTCAACTTCAAACTCATTCCGGACTGCCCCGACTGCGTGGTCTTCATCACGTCCACGGAGACGGTCTTCATCTGGAGCGTGGCCGACGAGGCCGTTTGTAGGCGCGTCCAGTTGCCGGCCAACTTCCTCAAAAATCTGGAGGACTTTCAGATCTCGCCCAACGGCAAGCAAGGAATCGTGTCCAAAGGCGACGAGAATATCAACGTGTTGGATCTTCACAGCGGAAAGCTCAGGCTGGTCCACGCCGCCGGTATAATCTGGCGTCAGAAATTATCGCGGGACGGCCGCTACCTGGTATACGTCTGCTTCCGGAGCTGCGACGAGGATGACGAAGCCGGCGTGGTGTCCAACCTGATCGTCATGCGACTCGCCGACGGCAAGAGTATCGGGACGTGCTCCTTGTACAAGACCCCCACATTCCTGGCGCTCTCGCAGAGAGCTCTGAACATCATCGTCGGCTTCGAGGACGGCAGCATCGGAACGTACACCGTGGTGGACCGCGTGGACGCCGCCCTCAAGATCAAAATCGCCACGTCCAACAGCCGGCAGATCGTCAACAATGCTTCCCAGAAGATCCGTCCCAAGTGCGCCAATCATTCCTTCAAGACTGTCGCTGACTGCGTTTGGAGGGAATCGACCGAGGTTTTCTCCAGGGACAGTCCGATCAACGTGTCCGACTCCGGCGAAGGAGAGTCTACCACTCCGACGAAAAAATCGGAGCTGCTGCAGTGA